The sequence CTTTGCTCAATAGTGTCTCTCCAGTGGCTCGTACTGAATTTGCAGAATAGATCCCATTTGAAAATAAATCCTCAGTCTTTACTCCCACTTGAAATCATGACCCACCATTTCATAGAACTTGACGTTAAATGGTCTGTAGAAGTCTCGCAGCTGCTCAATGGCGTCCCGGTCGATCTGCACGTGAGTCCTGCCTTTGGACTTTCCCAGGCAGCGCGGCGAGCCGCTGCTTTCTGGCTTCTTGAGGCACGGGAAGCCTTTGGTGCGGTTGAAGTAGAAGTGCTTGTCCGTGACGATGCGCTTGAGCCCCAGGAAGTCCTGCACCCGCGCCAGCTCGCCGGAGGGATCCGTAATGAGCCGTTCACCGCTGACAAAGTGGATATGATCCAGAGGGAAGTAGCGCAGCCAGTTCTCCAGGTGAAGGGCGTAGAGGCCGATGCGAATGGCATTCCAGGATGTGTCCACCGAGCCTGTGCTCTGGTTGCGGAAGGCGAGCTCCTGGAAGCTGGGCAGATCAGGAGATTTGGATAAAGTCTGTGTGTAGTCGGATATGGCTCGGGTGACGGGGTCTCGCACGACCACGATGAGTTTGGCATTTCGGGACATTGCGGCGATTCGGTGTGGCGTCTCTTTTGTGACAAAGTAGCTTGGAGTCTTCTCCATTGTGATTTGGCCGTCAAGAGTCCTTGGCATCAAACCTCTGAAGGAAACATGAAAAACAGTAAAGACTTCTTGCTTATATCCACTTTATTTATTTCTTGCTCTTTTCAATATTCAAAAGAACTGCAACTTTAGATTTTTTGCAACAGCTAGGAATCTCAAAGGACACAATGTCCTCTGCATAGAATGTGAATATTTGATGTTTGTACTTGTGACACAATGACATCGTTATATTTTGATGATATCACAAAATCAAAAACTAATCATGGCATGTAGACGACCGCACATAAGTAGACTATGAACAGCAGTATTGATCAGTATCAGTTTTAGAATCTGACATACTCTATGTTGGTGTATCTACCGTACCATTAGCAATAATCCTATCAATCATATTTTAGTTACATACTGTatcacttttcatgcacaggcaagttgcaacacaaagtgctacATTGTGATACTAAAATGTTGTTGACAAACGTAGTTTCTACTTAAGATTCAAAAAGACCCAAAACCCAGATCCTGTGAGATGCTCCGGTTTGGCCGCAAACCCACTTTCTCGATGCAAATGAAGACACAGAAGCAAAGTGTTGTCACAAGAGAATTGTGTCGCACACTCGCTTTGCTATGCAGCAATAAATCACCATGCAGGCACACCATCCAGCAGCAGGTGACTATGTTGACTTACTTGCAAGTTGACAAAGTAGGACACTGTCGTCTTGACATGTACAGATGATCACTCAAAAGAGCTGAATCCTGTCAATAAAATCCAGCATGTACTATATTatcttattattcttattattacgaagaagaattgttgatggATTTTCAGACTGTAAACACGATAAAACAGTTAATAAATTAATTACTAGCACacttatgtgtatatactgtatgtatatatgtatagatgtgtacatactgtacttatacatgcatgtttatatatgtgagtgtgtatatatatgtgtgtgtatatagatgtatatgtgtgtatatataaatgtatatgtatatgtatgtatgtatatgtgtgtatatgtgtatatatatatatatatatgcatatatacagtatgtgtgtgtatactatatatgtatatgtgtgtgtgagtgactatacatgtgtatatatatatatatatatatatatatatatatatatatatatatatatatatatatatatatatatatgtgtgtgtgtataggtgtatatggtactgtatatgtgtctgtgtatatgtgtgaatatatgtgtatatatgtatgtatatatatttacatgtggtaacactttagtatggggaacacgtattcaccattaattagttgcttattaacatgcaaattagtaacatattggctcttaattagtcattattaagtatgtattaatgccttattctgcatggccttattatacaaccagtaagccattaactaagagtcttccctcaataacctcagaattattgcttattaataaccctaaccctaacccttatatatgttcccctagtgtccaaataactctaaattaagtctttgttactttaataagcaactaatactgtatgtatgtatatgtatgtattattattatttttttactaaaaaccTGCCAATGCTAAATCATGAATGTGCAAGAagtcactgtatatatatatatatatatatatatatatatatatatatatatatatatatatatatccattttctaccgcttgtcccgttcgggtcgCGCGGGTTGCTGGAGCTGcacatgggtatatatatatatatatatatatatatatatatatgtatatatatatatatatatatatatatatatatatatatatatatatatatatatatatatatatatatatatatatataaaatattaaatattaaataatttaaaGCCAATGCAGAAGCTGTTTCAAAATAaagttaataaatacataattatttTAATCATCAAAAACAAACATATGAAAAAATAGACAGTAGATAAATATAGCTTACATATGTTACATACATACGTttaacaataaaacaatattatgTTGGTAGTAGTTTGGTTTGGCCTGTGAGCtgtttcaggtattttggtttacCTTATGTAGGTACAGTATAACACATCAGAAGGGAAAAGTATTCCAAAAACACTTCTTTCAGTTTAAAACAATACTGACCACAAAGAATGCAGCATCACACTTTTCCCGTGctcgttatatgtttttttctgaaATGAAAAATAAGTTTTGAGCTAAACTTTGCCGCGCCTTTCTTCGGCCCCCATCATTACTAAATGTTCTAAGCCCTCTTGGACTTTGTCCTTTTTACTTGTTTGAAATccaccacacacacaaacactcactcAGACACTCCACTGGTCAATACATAACTCTCCAGCGCAATAGTTTGACCTTTACTCATCAGAAGCGAGTAAATGTTTATGGCACCCAAACAATCCTCCAAAGTCTTGAGTATTGACATTTGACCTTTTCTCTGGCGTCTGACAGTCACACTGCCTTGAGTGCCAATTAGCAGGAATGGTTTCTGTTGTAATTATTTCATATCAACACTGCTGCATGACAGCAAATCTTTAACAAGAAATGCGGTCCGTTTCTTCTTTTTATATGATGCCTCCACCcactggacacaacattaggtgcacttgtgaccagaggtgggaccaagtcattgttttgcaagtcacaagtaagtctcaagtctttgccctcaagtccgagtcaagtcccgagtcaagacaggcaagccccgagtcaagtccaaagtcaagactggaaagtctcaagtcaagtcctaagtcctgcattttgagtttcgagtcctttcaagtccttttaaccacagactaatatattaacacagattgtgtatgcttttcaaacgctgtatttatttattaaaacaagtgcattttaaattgcaggaaagaaaattgtgctgacattgcactttataatagcactattaaccagtcattttaaacattaactcattcctttacagaacaaacacattgaaaaataaagtgcaaatgtacttatttgtgcaaaagtgttaacattgaaaaaacatgacatatacgtgaacataacaaaaaagttgtactttttatatgtcagggccctatgctgcattgcatctgcaaaagaccaaattagccaagagtctgtcagtcatttgtgcacgatggggccgtagtatgatgccaccatggctgaaaactcgctccactggagcactggaggcaggcactgccaagactctcatggccactcggaacagtgaaggaagagtcttcatgttcaatgcccagaacaaaaggggggagagagttgttttgggttggtgcactacttgtaagtgtatcttgtgttttttatgttgatttaattaaaaaaagaaaaaaaaaaattatttcttgtgcggcccgataccaatcgatccacggaccagtaccgggccgcggcccggtggttggggaccactgaggtaaacaaccaacagtatgtcagaaagctagctaaaacggtacacatattcataatatagtatacattttaactgacctttatttgactatttttgtctttttttaggtggctaaaatacgcggtgctgctgaccgccgtctaacgttacgtgtgatatattgactaacgtaaccctgcttaaaaaaatcactgaacaaaaagtatgaataaggtagtgaactgcaacagatt is a genomic window of Nerophis lumbriciformis linkage group LG11, RoL_Nlum_v2.1, whole genome shotgun sequence containing:
- the LOC133610131 gene encoding heparan sulfate glucosamine 3-O-sulfotransferase 2-like, producing MGCQLFNALLETSGKIGLKRCTVGIHGEMACALLFSRRCTKTAVCVLSVFLSYVGYCALFHADPLILGDPVPSCNQADGGSRRLRLSCASSSSPSSPPSGAAERPPSALLRAKSDTPSPPVSHPKFGNKKLPNAIIVGVKKGGTRAVLEFIRIHPDVRAAGTETHFFDRNYNRGLEWYRGLMPRTLDGQITMEKTPSYFVTKETPHRIAAMSRNAKLIVVVRDPVTRAISDYTQTLSKSPDLPSFQELAFRNQSTGSVDTSWNAIRIGLYALHLENWLRYFPLDHIHFVSGERLITDPSGELARVQDFLGLKRIVTDKHFYFNRTKGFPCLKKPESSGSPRCLGKSKGRTHVQIDRDAIEQLRDFYRPFNVKFYEMVGHDFKWE